The Eleutherodactylus coqui strain aEleCoq1 chromosome 6, aEleCoq1.hap1, whole genome shotgun sequence genome window below encodes:
- the NGB gene encoding neuroglobin isoform X2: MENVQLSEPQKELIRDTWQIVNQDQIHHGTVLFTRLFELEPELVFLFQYNSANFSSVQECLNSSEFTEHIRKVMTVIDAAVRSLDSLLSLEEYLTGLGRKHRATGVKLESFNTVGESLLYALESGLGDMFTSDTRDAWSRLYTIVVSAMSKGWWRDPEGQ; encoded by the exons ATGGAAAACGTGCAGCTTTCAGAACCACAGAAAGAGTTGATCCGTGACACCTGGCAGATAGTGAACCAAGACCAGATTCATCATGGTACTGTGCTCTTCACCAG ACTTTTCGAGTTGGAGCCAGAGCTGGTTTTCCTCTTCCAGTACAATTCTGCTAATTTTTCCAGTGTCCAGGAATGTCTGAACTCATCTGAATTCACAGAACACATCCGGAAA GTTATGACCGTCATTGATGCTGCAGTGCGGAGCCTTGACTCTCTACTCTCTCTGGAGGAATATCTGACAGGACTGGGGAGGAAGCATCGTGCAACTGGTGTCAAACTGGAGTCATTTAAT ACCGTTGGGGAGTCACTGCTGTACGCTCTGGAGTCTGGATTGGGGGACATGTTCACATCAGACACTCGCGATGCCTGGAGCCGGCTGTATACCATTGTGGTGAGCGCCATGAGCAAAGGCTGGTGGAGGGATCCTGAGGGTCAATGA
- the NGB gene encoding neuroglobin isoform X1 — translation MENVQLSEPQKELIRDTWQIVNQDQIHHGTVLFTRLFELEPELVFLFQYNSANFSSVQECLNSSEFTEHIRKVSDSRTVMTVIDAAVRSLDSLLSLEEYLTGLGRKHRATGVKLESFNTVGESLLYALESGLGDMFTSDTRDAWSRLYTIVVSAMSKGWWRDPEGQ, via the exons ATGGAAAACGTGCAGCTTTCAGAACCACAGAAAGAGTTGATCCGTGACACCTGGCAGATAGTGAACCAAGACCAGATTCATCATGGTACTGTGCTCTTCACCAG ACTTTTCGAGTTGGAGCCAGAGCTGGTTTTCCTCTTCCAGTACAATTCTGCTAATTTTTCCAGTGTCCAGGAATGTCTGAACTCATCTGAATTCACAGAACACATCCGGAAAGTGAGTGATTCCAGAACC GTTATGACCGTCATTGATGCTGCAGTGCGGAGCCTTGACTCTCTACTCTCTCTGGAGGAATATCTGACAGGACTGGGGAGGAAGCATCGTGCAACTGGTGTCAAACTGGAGTCATTTAAT ACCGTTGGGGAGTCACTGCTGTACGCTCTGGAGTCTGGATTGGGGGACATGTTCACATCAGACACTCGCGATGCCTGGAGCCGGCTGTATACCATTGTGGTGAGCGCCATGAGCAAAGGCTGGTGGAGGGATCCTGAGGGTCAATGA